In the genome of Segnochrobactrum spirostomi, the window CCCTTGCCGAGCACCGTCGCGGCTTTGCGCAGCGCGGCGAACACGCCGCGAATGTTCACGGCGACGATACGGTCGAAATCTTCGATCGAAATCTGATCGATGGTGCCGAGGCGCAGGATGCCGGCATTGACGACGACGATGTCGAGCCGCCCGAAGCGCTCCAAGGTCAGGTCGAAGGCGCTCTCGACGTCGGCCACATCCGCGCTGTCGGCGCGGAATGCCGCCGCCTCGCCACCGCTGCTCGCCACGCGAGCGGCGAGCGCCGCCGCCTGGTCCGCGGAACTCGCATAGGTGAACGCGACCTTGGCGCCGTCCGCCGCGAGGCGTTCCACGATGGCGGCGCCGATGCCGCGCGAGCCGCCCAGCACCAGGGCGACCTTGCCCTCGTGTTCCCGTTGATTGGTCATGTCCGAAATCCTTTGTAGACCGATTGGTCCAGAACTACATATGAAATGTGGACCGTTCGATCAAGAATGATTTTTGACCTATCAGTCCGTTTGAAATCGGAAAGGAGGGCGGCATGGCCAGGCACATCGAGTTCGACGCGGATGCCGCGCTCTGCGCCGCGATGCGGGCCTTCGGCAATCACGGCTACGAGGGGACCTCCACCTCGGACCTGCTCGATTGCATGGGCATCGCGCGGCAGAGCCTCTACGGCACGTTCGGCGACAAACGCCGCCTCTTCCTCAAGGCGTTGGAGCGATACAACGCCATGAGCGTCGATCATTTCATCGCCCTCCTGGCGGCGGGGCCGGATCGGCTCGGCGGCTTGGAGGCGGCGCTCACGTCGGTGGTCGCCCCGCCGGGTGGCCCTGAGACGGGGTGCCTGAGGCTTGCCTCGATTGCGGAGTTCGGGCACGCCGATCCGGATATCCATGCGATCAACGAGGCCGCCGCGCGCGTCCTCCTGAAGGCCATCGCGAGCCATCTCCGCGACGGCGTCGCCGCCCATGAGATCGCCGACGTCGATGTCGACGACGCAGCGCATTTCCTGCTGACCTTCGCGTCCGGCCTCAAGGTCGCCGCGCGCGCGGGCGACGATCCGGGTCGCCTGCGGTCCGCCATCCAAATGGCCCTGCGTTTGTTGCGTCCCTGAAGGGCCGCGACGCCTCGGTTCGGACGTCGAGGCCGTATTCTCGGGCCGCTTTCCCGCAGGACCGCCGGCTGCGATCAAGCCGTCGGCACCGTGCCGCCGTCGATCACGATTTCCGTGCCGGTGATGCTCGCGGCGCGATCGGACACTACGAAGGCGACGAGGTCCGCAACCTCCTGCGGCTTCGCGGGGCGGCCGAGCGGGATTCCCCCGAGCGAGGCCATGATGATCCGCTTGCCGCCCTCGTAGTCCGTGCCGGCCTGCGTCGCGAGACGCTTGGCGAACTCCACCGACGCCTCGGTCTCGATCCAACCCGGTGCAACACGCACCACCCGCACGCCTTTCGGGGCGACCTCTTTGGAGAGGCTTTTGCTGTAGGTCGAGAGCGCTGCCTTTGCGGCGGCGTAAGCGGTGGTCGCTTCCGGCAGCGGGAGTTGGTGCTGGATCGACGTGACGTGGACGACCACGCCGCTTCCTCTCGACACCATGCCGGGCACCAGCGCGCGGTCGAGGCGGACGGCGGGCATCAGGTTGTGATCCAGTTCCGCCGCCCATTCCGCCTCGCCGAGTGCCGCGAAGCCTCCGGCCGGCGAAGAGGAGCCCCCCAGCATGTGAACGAGGATGTCGACCCCGCCGAGGCGATCCTGCACCGCATTCGTCACGAGGGCACACCCCTCGACGGTCGTCAGGTCGGCCGCGACGAAGATCGCGGGCGGCATCGTGCTCGGGGTGGATCGGGCGGCCGTGAGCACGGTGGCGCCGAGGTCGGCAAGCAGCGCGACCGTCGCGGCTCCCGCGCCCCGGGTTCCAGAGGTGACGAGCGCGCGTTTGCCGGAGAGATCGATGAAGCCGGTCATCAGCGGATCTCCAGCCGGGTGATGCGCTCGTCGGCGAGCGCGAAACGAAAGTCGAGGGTGATCGGGCTGCCGGGAAAGCGGCCGCTGACGCGGCAACGAACGGTCACGGCGTCGGCGCCGCCGTGGGCCTCCAGGACGTCCGTCGTCTGCTGATATTTCTCCCGTGCACCCGTCCACCAGGCGCGGATCGCGGCGTGGCCCACATGGCTCGCGGCCTCGTCATCTACGGTCGCGTCGTCGGCGAACGACGCGACGAGCGCGTCAGCGTCGTCTCCCGTCTCCGTCGCGAAGAACGCGGCTATCGGCTTGGGCATGTCCATTTTCATCTCCTCGATCTCGCACGGGTGCGATCGAGGAGAGGTAGGCAAGATAGATTGCTGTGATAATCGAGATAATACGAAATGGAGAAATGAGAGAAATCGAACAATGGCGGATGTCAGCCTGAGCGAGATGGAAGCGGCCCTCGCCATCGCCCGGCGCGGGACGTTCCGCGCCGCGGCGGTGGATTGTGGCGTATCCCCGGCCGCGCTCAGCCACCAGGTGGCGAAGCTGGAGGCATCGCTCGGGGTTCGCTTGTTTCATCGCACCACCCGCAGCGTCTCGTTGACCGAGGCAGGGCGGTTGTTCGTCGAACGTCTTGCGCCGGCGCTGCGCGACGTTCAGGACGGCGTGGAAGCGGTGAAGGCACAGAGCGGTAGCCCGAGCGGGACCATCCGGATCAATGCGGCGATCACGGCCGCGCGCGAGTTCCTCGAGCCCCTCGCGTTGGCCTTTCTGCGCCGTCACCCCTCGATGCAGCTCGATCTCGTCACGGACGGCCGGCTCGTCGATATCGTCGCGGAGGGTTTCGATTTCGGCGTCCGTGTCGCCGGTCTGGTGCCGAGCGACATGATCGCGGTGCCGCTCGGGCTCCCGCAGCGCTATGCGGTGGTGGCGTCGCCGGCTTATCTCGCCGAGCGGGGGACACCGCGCACGCCGGCCGATCTCCTCGGCCACGATTGCATCCGCGTGCGCCTGCCCGGAGGAACGCTCTTTAGCTGGCACTTCGAGCGTGACGGCGACGTCGTCAACGTCGATGTCCAGGGCCGGGTGACGCTCGACGAAGGCACGCTCGCCCGTTCGGCGGCGCGTGAGGGCATGGGCCTCGCTTATCTTCATGCGTTTGGGATCGGCGGCGATGTCGCCGCGGGAACGCTGGTCCCGGTGCTCGCGGACTGGATGCCGCCCGCCGAAGATCTCTGCCTTTATTATCCGGGGCGCCGGCACCTCTCCGCGGCAATGAGTGCGTTCATAGCGCTCGCTCGCGCCCGCGCACGGGGCATCGCCTAGCTTCGTTGCGCGGGGCGCGGCGCGTCACGAGGGTTCGCGCGCGTAGAGCGTCGGCGGCAGGCCGACGTGCCGGCTGAAGGCGACGCTGAAGGCGCTCGCCGAGCCGTATCCGACCCGTGCCGCGATCTCCGCGACGGAGCCGGCGCGCCGTCGCAGGAGGCTCTTCGCCAGCGCCATCCGCCACGTCAGAAGATACTCCATCGGCGCGACGCCGACGCTGCGGCTGAACCGCTCGAAGAAGGCGGAGCGGGAGAGCGCCGCCGCGGCCGCGAGGTCTCCGACCGTCCAGGCGCGCGCCGGATCGCCATGCATCAGCCGGATCGCCGAGGCGAGCCGTGGGTCCGAGAGCCCGCTCAGAAGACCCGGCGCGGCACCGGTCGCCTCGGTCGAGCGCAGCGCCTCGATGAGCAGCACTTCGAGAAGGCGGGCGAGCACGATCTCGCGGACCGGCCGCTGGGCACGTGCCTCGTCGGCGACGAGGCGGACGAGCGTGGCGAGCCGCGCCTGCGACCGCACGTGCACGAGCGCCGGCAGGAGCGGCACCAGCAACGCCGCATCCGGCGAGCCGAACGCGCAATAGCCGACCAGCATGCGCAGATCGGGCGGCTCGTCCGACGGGCCGATGCGAAATGTCCCGTCGGGGAGCGCCACGGGCAGGCTGTCGGGGGCGTCCGCCGGCGGCGGCGCGAGGCTCGACGAGACGAAATCCTGCGCCGCCGGGATGAGGACGAAGTCGCCGGCCTGGAGAACGATCGGTTCGTGACCATCGACTTCGAGCCGGCTGCCGCCTTCGAGGATCGCACAATAGAACGGTCGGCCGGCCTCGGCGCGGCGGATGCGCCACGCGCCCGTAGCGGCGACCGTCTTGGAGAACGGCGCCTGCGGCTGGAGTAGCGTCACGATATCGGCGAGCGGGTCCGACATGTCGGACTCCTGCGAATGAAAGGCGGACGTCTGATTATAGAGCGTCCGGGCTCGCAGGACTATCTTCTCGTCGAAGCCATCGCGGCTCAGGGAGCCTTTCCATGAAGACGATATTCATCACCGGTTGCTCGTCCGGGTTCGGCCTCGAAACGGCCCGTCTCTTCCTCGATCGCGGCTGGAAGGTCGTCGCCACTATGCGGACCCCGCGGGCGGATCTGCTGCCGGACTCGGACCGGCTCGCGATCGTCCCGCTCGACGTCACCGACGTCGACAGCATCGCGAAGGCGATCGCGGCGGCCGGGGATATCGACGTCCTCGTCAACAATGCCGGGATCGGTTGGCTCAACGCGCTCGAGGGGACGCCGATGGCGGTCGCCCGCGACGTGTTCGAAACGAACACGCTCGGCACCATCGCGGTGACGCAGGCGGTGCTGCCGCACTTCCGTGCCCGCAAGGCGGGTGTCGTCATCAACGTGACCTCGACCGTCACGTTGAAATCGCTGCCGCTGCTCTCGGTCTATACGGCGAGCAAGGCGGCGGTGAACGCCTTCACGGAGTCGCTCGCCCTCGAACTCGCCCCCTTCGGGATCCGTGCCCATCTGGTGCTGCCCGGCCGCGCGCCGGAGACCCGCTTCGGCGAGAACGCCCGGGCCCGCATGGGCGATGGGTTTCCGGAGGCCTATCAGGACCAAGTGCAGGCCGTCTTCGCCTCTTGGGGCGAGCCGGGCGAGCTCACCCAATCGGCCGACGTCGCGGCGGCGATCTGGCGGGTCGCGACCGACCCGTCCGCCCCGGCACGGGTGCCCGCCGGAGCGGATGCGGTGGCGCTCGCCGCAGCCGCCTGAGCCGCCCTTACAGGCTGAGCAGGCGCACCGCGTTGGTGTGAAACACCTTTTCGAGAACGTCGTCGCGGAAGCCCGCGGCGGCGTAATCGTCGATCGACTGGCGGATCGGGCGGAACGGATAGGACGAGCCGAACAGGAACTGGTCGGCGAGGAAGCTGTTCGCCGCCTTCACATAGGCGTCCTCGCCCGGCTGGAAGAGGTACATGTCCGGGATCAGGTGGACGTTGGCGTGGCGGAAGGCGACGCCGATGATCTCCTGCACCCGCGGCCAGTAGCCGTGATAGACGGCGATCTGGAGCCGCGGGAAGGCGGCCGCCACCACCGCGACCCCCGACGGATCGTTGAAGCGCGGGTCGGGCGTCGTCGGACCGCTCATCAGGAAGAGCGGCACGCCGAGCTCCTGCAGGCGCTCGTAGATCGGCCAATAGAGCCGGTCGTCCGGATGACGCGGCGGCGCGCCGAAGCCCGGCTCGATGTCGATGCCCTTGAGCCCCAGCGTGCCGACGGCACGCTCGATCTCCTCGATCGCCGCCCGTTCGCCCTGGAGGGCCGGATCGACGGAGCCGATGCCGATCAGCTCGGCGTGCCCGCCGACGATCTCGTGGATGCGGTCGTTGGGCAGGTGCTGCGACGGCGTATGGCGCCCGACCACGACGGCCCGGGAGAGACCGGCGTCGCGGATCTCGGCGAGAAAGCCCTCCGGCGTCAGCGACCGGGTGAAATGGGCATCGTCGCCGCGGGTGCCGACGCGGCGGTTGAGCCACCGGGCGGTCTCGAATTCCGGGCTGCCGGGCGTCGCCCCGAAGAAGTCGTGCAGGAAGGCCGGCCGGCAGCGCAGGTCGATGATCGTCATGTCGGTCTCGTCGAACTCGGTGGGGTCAGCTCGCGCTGGCGGCGGTGCGGGTGGCGCGGATGTCGAAGGCGCCGCCGGTCTGGGCGGTGTCGCGCAGGGTCACCGGCTTCTTGCCTTCGATCAGCGGGAAGGCGAGCTCGGCGAAGCGGATCGCCTCCTCGAGGTGGGGATAGCCCGAGAGCACGAAGGTCTCGACCCCGAGGGCGGCGTACTCGTTGAGGCGCTCCACCACCTGTTCCGGCGAGCCGACCAGCGCCGTGCCGGCGCCGCCGCGCACGAGCCCGACGCCCGCCCACAGATTGGGGGCGACGACGAGGCGGTCGCGCCGGCCCTGGTGGAGGGCCGTCATCTTGGCCTGCCCGACGGAATCCATGCGGGCATAATTGTCGCTCGCCCGGGCGATGTCCTCGTCGGTGATCTTGCTGATGAGCCGGTCCGCCTCGGCCCAGGCCTCGGCCTCGGTCTCGCGCACGATGACGTGGAGGCGGACGCCGAAGCGCACGGTGCGGCCGTGGCGCGCGGCGCGGGCGCGCACGTCGGCGATCTTCGCGGCGACGTCGTCGAGTGGCTCGCCCCAGGTCAGGTAGGCGTCGACGTGCTTCGCCGCGAGCTCGTGGGCGGCCGGGGAGGAGCCGCCGAAATAGAGCGGCGGCCAGGGCTTCTGCACCGGCGGGTGAAAGTTCTGTGCGCCTTCGACGTGCACGTGGCGCCCGGCATAATCGACCGTCTCGCCGGAGAGCAGGCGCTTCCAGACCGTCAGATATTCGTCTGCCGCCTCGTAGCGCTGGTCGTGGGAGAGGAACACGCCATCGGCGGCGAGTTCGCGCGGATCGCCGCCCGGCACGACGTTGAGGAGCAGGCGGCCACCGAGCGCCTCGTCGAGCGCCGCCGCCTGGCGGGCGCCGACGGTCGGGCCGGTGATCGACGTGCGCAGCGCGACGAGGAGCTTGATGCGCTGGGTGACCGTGACCAGCGAGGCGGCGGTGACCCACGGATCGGTGCAACTCGCGCCGGTCGGAATGAGCAGCCCGTCGTAGCCGAGCCGGTCCGCCGTCTCTGCGATCTGCCGCATATAGGCGTTCGACGGGGCGCGGCCGAAATCGGATTTGCCGAGATAGCGCGTGTCGCCGGATGTCGGCAGGAACCAGAAGACGTCGTAAGCCACAATCATTCCCCTTCGAATGGCGTCGCCGCAGCGAGCGTCGGGCGAGGACCCCGCGCTGGACAGGATGGCGGGTGCCGCGAGCACAACGCCGCCGCACCGGGCGCCGTGTTCCATTCGAGGGATAATCCTCCGGATGGAGAGTTGTCTAGTTTGTTTATAGAAAAATATACCCGCAACGCATCACAAATGCCCCGGCCCACGCATCGGCGGTTCTACGCCGGACCCGCCGCGCGCACCGGTGGCGTCAGGGGATAAGGATCGTCGAGCCGATGGTGCGACGCGCTTCGAGGTCCTCGTGCGCGGCGGCGGCTTCGGCGAGCGGCCGGCGGGTCGGGGCGATGGGTGCGAGGTCGCCGGACCGAAGGGCTTCGAACAGCCGCTCGGCCATCGCCCGCAGCCGGTCGGGGGAGCGGAT includes:
- a CDS encoding SDR family oxidoreductase encodes the protein MTNQREHEGKVALVLGGSRGIGAAIVERLAADGAKVAFTYASSADQAAALAARVASSGGEAAAFRADSADVADVESAFDLTLERFGRLDIVVVNAGILRLGTIDQISIEDFDRIVAVNIRGVFAALRKAATVLGKGGRILTIGSNIVDRVGFPGAGLYAMTKAAVATLVKGAAIDLASRGITVNNIQPGPIATDMTKEHVDFILPNVPLGRMGQPQEIAGLTSYLARDEAAFATGASLTMDGGYSV
- a CDS encoding TetR/AcrR family transcriptional regulator; this encodes MARHIEFDADAALCAAMRAFGNHGYEGTSTSDLLDCMGIARQSLYGTFGDKRRLFLKALERYNAMSVDHFIALLAAGPDRLGGLEAALTSVVAPPGGPETGCLRLASIAEFGHADPDIHAINEAAARVLLKAIASHLRDGVAAHEIADVDVDDAAHFLLTFASGLKVAARAGDDPGRLRSAIQMALRLLRP
- a CDS encoding SDR family oxidoreductase, which translates into the protein MTGFIDLSGKRALVTSGTRGAGAATVALLADLGATVLTAARSTPSTMPPAIFVAADLTTVEGCALVTNAVQDRLGGVDILVHMLGGSSSPAGGFAALGEAEWAAELDHNLMPAVRLDRALVPGMVSRGSGVVVHVTSIQHQLPLPEATTAYAAAKAALSTYSKSLSKEVAPKGVRVVRVAPGWIETEASVEFAKRLATQAGTDYEGGKRIIMASLGGIPLGRPAKPQEVADLVAFVVSDRAASITGTEIVIDGGTVPTA
- a CDS encoding nuclear transport factor 2 family protein; protein product: MDMPKPIAAFFATETGDDADALVASFADDATVDDEAASHVGHAAIRAWWTGAREKYQQTTDVLEAHGGADAVTVRCRVSGRFPGSPITLDFRFALADERITRLEIR
- a CDS encoding LysR family transcriptional regulator; the encoded protein is MADVSLSEMEAALAIARRGTFRAAAVDCGVSPAALSHQVAKLEASLGVRLFHRTTRSVSLTEAGRLFVERLAPALRDVQDGVEAVKAQSGSPSGTIRINAAITAAREFLEPLALAFLRRHPSMQLDLVTDGRLVDIVAEGFDFGVRVAGLVPSDMIAVPLGLPQRYAVVASPAYLAERGTPRTPADLLGHDCIRVRLPGGTLFSWHFERDGDVVNVDVQGRVTLDEGTLARSAAREGMGLAYLHAFGIGGDVAAGTLVPVLADWMPPAEDLCLYYPGRRHLSAAMSAFIALARARARGIA
- a CDS encoding AraC family transcriptional regulator — translated: MSDPLADIVTLLQPQAPFSKTVAATGAWRIRRAEAGRPFYCAILEGGSRLEVDGHEPIVLQAGDFVLIPAAQDFVSSSLAPPPADAPDSLPVALPDGTFRIGPSDEPPDLRMLVGYCAFGSPDAALLVPLLPALVHVRSQARLATLVRLVADEARAQRPVREIVLARLLEVLLIEALRSTEATGAAPGLLSGLSDPRLASAIRLMHGDPARAWTVGDLAAAAALSRSAFFERFSRSVGVAPMEYLLTWRMALAKSLLRRRAGSVAEIAARVGYGSASAFSVAFSRHVGLPPTLYAREPS
- a CDS encoding SDR family oxidoreductase → MKTIFITGCSSGFGLETARLFLDRGWKVVATMRTPRADLLPDSDRLAIVPLDVTDVDSIAKAIAAAGDIDVLVNNAGIGWLNALEGTPMAVARDVFETNTLGTIAVTQAVLPHFRARKAGVVINVTSTVTLKSLPLLSVYTASKAAVNAFTESLALELAPFGIRAHLVLPGRAPETRFGENARARMGDGFPEAYQDQVQAVFASWGEPGELTQSADVAAAIWRVATDPSAPARVPAGADAVALAAAA
- a CDS encoding amidohydrolase family protein; the encoded protein is MTIIDLRCRPAFLHDFFGATPGSPEFETARWLNRRVGTRGDDAHFTRSLTPEGFLAEIRDAGLSRAVVVGRHTPSQHLPNDRIHEIVGGHAELIGIGSVDPALQGERAAIEEIERAVGTLGLKGIDIEPGFGAPPRHPDDRLYWPIYERLQELGVPLFLMSGPTTPDPRFNDPSGVAVVAAAFPRLQIAVYHGYWPRVQEIIGVAFRHANVHLIPDMYLFQPGEDAYVKAANSFLADQFLFGSSYPFRPIRQSIDDYAAAGFRDDVLEKVFHTNAVRLLSL
- the ssuD gene encoding FMNH2-dependent alkanesulfonate monooxygenase; protein product: MIVAYDVFWFLPTSGDTRYLGKSDFGRAPSNAYMRQIAETADRLGYDGLLIPTGASCTDPWVTAASLVTVTQRIKLLVALRTSITGPTVGARQAAALDEALGGRLLLNVVPGGDPRELAADGVFLSHDQRYEAADEYLTVWKRLLSGETVDYAGRHVHVEGAQNFHPPVQKPWPPLYFGGSSPAAHELAAKHVDAYLTWGEPLDDVAAKIADVRARAARHGRTVRFGVRLHVIVRETEAEAWAEADRLISKITDEDIARASDNYARMDSVGQAKMTALHQGRRDRLVVAPNLWAGVGLVRGGAGTALVGSPEQVVERLNEYAALGVETFVLSGYPHLEEAIRFAELAFPLIEGKKPVTLRDTAQTGGAFDIRATRTAASAS